In Jannaschia sp. W003, the genomic stretch CGCCATCGCCCACCAGCTCGGCACCGGCTTCGTGCCGCTGCGCAAGAAGGGCAAGCTGCCGGGGCCCACGTACCAGCAGGACTACGCGCTGGAATACGGCCAGGCCACCCTGGAGGTGCACCGCGACGCGCTGGAGCCGGGCACGCGTGTCCTGATGGTGGACGACCTGCTGGCCACGGGCGGCACCGCCGAGGCGGGCATCGCCCTCCTGCGCCGCCTGGGCGCGGAGGTCGTCGCCTCGGCCTTCGTGATCGACCTGCCGGAGCTGGGCGGACGGGCCCGGCTGGAGGCGGCCGGGATGCCCGTGCACGCCCTGTGCGAATTCGAGGGCGCCTGACGGTTTCCGCCTCCGCGGTAACGCATCCTTAACGATTGCCCGGCTACAGCTCGGACGTGGCGATCGCAGAAGTCACACAATCCCCCAGCGCCCCGCCTCCCCCCGGCGGGGCGCACTTCGTTCGGGGAGGGGCCACGCCGCGCGGCTTCGCCGCGGGGCCGAAGCGTGCTAGGGTGCGGATGGTCGTCGCGGGCGCATGCAAGGGTCCGGGTCGATCGCCGCTGCGCGGCGGCGCGGGCCGCCACCACGCGGGGGGCCGCGCCGTTCGCCGCGTCAGAGGCGCCGCAGCACCGCGCCGGGGTTCATGATCCCCGCCGGGTCGAGCGCGCGCTTGATCGCCCGCATCGCCGCCAGCCGCGCCGGGTCGCCGTAGCGCTCCAGGTCGCCCACCTTCAGGCGCCCCACACCGTGCTCGGCGCTGACCGAGCCGCCCATCTCGTGCACGAGGTCGTGCACCGCGCGCTTGATCGCATCGCGGTCGCCCTCGTGATCGGCGCGGGAGCGCCCCTCGGCGGGAAACACGTTCCAGTGCAGGTTGCCGTCGCCCACATGGCCGAAGCAGTTCACGCGGAAATCCCCGATGGGGGCGATCCGCCCCGGACCTTCGGCGATGAAGCGCGGGATCGCGGCGATGGGCACCGCGATGTCGTGGCTCGACACCGCGCCGACCTTGCGGTTCGCCGCCGGAATGGACTCGCGCACGCGCCACATCTCGGCCCGCTGCGCCTCGGACTGGGCCACCGCGCCGTCGGTGACCAGCCCGGCCGCATGCCCGGCCTCGAACAGACCCTCCAGCGCCGCCTGCGGATCGCCCGACGCGCCCAGCCCGAGGTCCACCAGCACCGACCAGTCGGGCCGGCCCACGGGCAGGCGCACTTCGGGCATGTGCTCCGCGAGGAAGTCGAGGCCCTGGCGCCCGATCAGTTCGAACGCCGACACTCCCTCGCCGATTCGCTCGCGTGCGAGGTTCAGGAGGCCGAGCGCCGCATCCGGCGAGGGCACCACCATCATCGCCGCGCCCGCGCGCGCGGGCCGCGGCAGAAGCTTGAGCGTGGCGGCGGTGATGATGCCGAGCGTGCCTTCCGCCCCGATCAGCAGGTGCCGCAGATCGTAGCCGGTGTTGTTCTTTCGCAGCGGCGACAGCCCGTGCATGACCGATCCGTCGGGCAGCACCGCCTCGACACCGAGGCACAGGTCGCGCGCGTTGCCGTAGCGAAGCACGTTCACGCCGCCCGCGTTGGTGGCGAGCACGCCACCGATCCGGGCCGATCCCTGCGCCGCGATGGTCAGCGGGAACAGCCGGTCCACGCCCTCGGCGGCCTCCTGCGCGGCTTGGAGCACCACGCCCGCCTCCACGGTCATGGCGTTCTCGGTCGGGTCCACGGCGCGCACGCGGTCCATGCGCTCGAGCGAGAGGATCACCGGCTCCAGGTCGTCCGAGACCTGTCCGCCCACCAGCCCGGTGCCGCCACCGTAGGGGACGACGGGCACGCCTGCGTCGGCGCAGATCCGCACCGTCTCGGCGACCTCCGCGGTGCTGCCGGGGGCCACCACCACGCCGCCGCGCCCGGTCCAGCGG encodes the following:
- a CDS encoding adenine phosphoribosyltransferase translates to MQKKTVRDYIRTIPDFPHAGILFRDVTTLFADPRGMRLAVDQMLDPFAGRTIDAVAGLEARGFILGGAIAHQLGTGFVPLRKKGKLPGPTYQQDYALEYGQATLEVHRDALEPGTRVLMVDDLLATGGTAEAGIALLRRLGAEVVASAFVIDLPELGGRARLEAAGMPVHALCEFEGA
- a CDS encoding FAD-binding oxidoreductase gives rise to the protein MTPASAIEARLRAALPARAVRETEPRYLEESRGRWTGRGGVVVAPGSTAEVAETVRICADAGVPVVPYGGGTGLVGGQVSDDLEPVILSLERMDRVRAVDPTENAMTVEAGVVLQAAQEAAEGVDRLFPLTIAAQGSARIGGVLATNAGGVNVLRYGNARDLCLGVEAVLPDGSVMHGLSPLRKNNTGYDLRHLLIGAEGTLGIITAATLKLLPRPARAGAAMMVVPSPDAALGLLNLARERIGEGVSAFELIGRQGLDFLAEHMPEVRLPVGRPDWSVLVDLGLGASGDPQAALEGLFEAGHAAGLVTDGAVAQSEAQRAEMWRVRESIPAANRKVGAVSSHDIAVPIAAIPRFIAEGPGRIAPIGDFRVNCFGHVGDGNLHWNVFPAEGRSRADHEGDRDAIKRAVHDLVHEMGGSVSAEHGVGRLKVGDLERYGDPARLAAMRAIKRALDPAGIMNPGAVLRRL